The following proteins come from a genomic window of Pedobacter faecalis:
- the hemC gene encoding hydroxymethylbilane synthase, with translation MKTLIIGTRGSELALWQANFIKDKLAEIGAPAEIKIIKTQGDKILNLRLDKLEGKGFFTKELEEELLAGTIDLAVHSHKDLPTVHPAGLIIAAVPEREDPAELLLILKDCVDVTQKLSLKTGAMVGTSSNRRKAQLLALRPDLNIEDLRGNVPTRIGKLRDEDYDAIMLARAGVKRLNIDLSEFHVEVLDTAELVPAPAQGALAIQIRENDHELYNVLQQLHHQETADEIGLERKVLNLFEGGCHMPLGCFCKREAGEYEVWVSKAESAEHFPDRLFFRVNSLEGLAERILSKYSVERRRPSKVFISREIGENNYFRRAVEKHGIEIEGRSLIRTFPIVNVLDPFYLKNIDWIFFSSRNAVSYFFNLKPLLSKKVQFGVVGRGSEDELRRHGHTAGFVGVGGDIDEIARDFAKLAENKTILFPRAQDSLLSIQSQLKANTKVVDLPIYETVVEEDIDPTSAEVLIFTSPSNVDAYFADNLLDRGQKVIAIGNSTGRKLEEMGVRYVLPFAPDEIGLAEAVFGIEI, from the coding sequence GTGAAAACATTAATTATCGGTACGAGAGGTAGCGAACTTGCCCTATGGCAGGCAAACTTCATAAAAGATAAACTGGCGGAGATCGGCGCGCCGGCAGAGATCAAGATCATTAAAACGCAAGGCGATAAGATATTAAATCTCAGGCTCGATAAGCTGGAAGGGAAGGGATTCTTTACTAAGGAACTTGAAGAAGAGCTTCTTGCCGGAACCATAGATCTCGCTGTGCATTCTCATAAGGATTTACCCACAGTGCATCCGGCCGGTCTGATCATTGCTGCTGTTCCGGAGCGTGAAGACCCCGCTGAACTTCTTCTTATTCTTAAGGACTGCGTTGATGTTACACAGAAATTGTCGCTAAAAACAGGGGCTATGGTAGGTACCTCCTCCAACCGCCGCAAAGCGCAGTTACTGGCATTGCGTCCGGATCTGAACATTGAGGACTTAAGAGGCAATGTGCCTACCAGGATCGGAAAGCTTCGCGATGAAGATTACGACGCCATCATGCTTGCCAGAGCTGGTGTAAAGCGTTTAAATATAGATCTGTCGGAATTTCATGTTGAAGTTCTGGATACTGCCGAACTTGTTCCTGCGCCTGCACAAGGTGCATTGGCTATTCAGATCAGGGAAAATGACCATGAGTTGTACAATGTACTGCAGCAGTTGCATCATCAGGAGACTGCCGATGAAATTGGTCTTGAGCGAAAAGTACTTAACTTATTTGAAGGCGGATGCCACATGCCGCTCGGCTGCTTTTGTAAGAGGGAAGCCGGTGAGTATGAGGTATGGGTATCTAAGGCAGAAAGCGCCGAACACTTCCCTGACCGGTTGTTCTTTCGCGTAAATAGCTTGGAAGGACTGGCTGAACGCATATTGTCAAAATATTCAGTTGAACGAAGAAGGCCTTCCAAAGTATTTATTTCCAGAGAAATAGGAGAGAATAATTATTTTAGAAGAGCCGTGGAAAAGCACGGGATCGAAATCGAAGGAAGGTCTTTGATCAGGACCTTTCCAATCGTAAATGTGCTTGATCCTTTTTATCTGAAAAACATTGACTGGATATTCTTTAGCAGTAGAAATGCGGTATCCTATTTCTTTAACTTAAAACCGTTGCTGTCCAAAAAAGTACAGTTTGGTGTGGTCGGCCGGGGTTCGGAGGACGAATTGCGTAGACATGGCCATACCGCCGGTTTTGTGGGGGTTGGGGGCGACATCGATGAGATAGCTCGTGATTTCGCGAAACTGGCCGAAAATAAAACAATCCTGTTTCCACGTGCACAGGATTCCCTGTTAAGTATACAAAGTCAGCTAAAGGCAAATACGAAGGTGGTTGATCTGCCGATATATGAAACGGTCGTAGAAGAAGATATAGACCCGACCTCTGCCGAGGTGCTCATTTTTACCAGTCCGAGTAACGTAGACGCTTATTTCGCGGATAATCTGCTGGACCGGGGACAGAAGGTGATTGCTATCGGTAATTCTACGGGCCGGAAACTGGAAGAAATGGGCGTGCGCTATGTGCTGCCATTCGCTCCCGATGAAATTGGCTTGGCCGAGGCGGTGTTCGGCATTGAAATTTAA